A single window of Sphingobacteriales bacterium DNA harbors:
- a CDS encoding rRNA pseudouridine synthase — translation MKTYKIRLVKKKISRTSPNKISRSRVEDAKSKIDPFAQKIEQTVKNFKAPSQSKDRTSATEGIRLNKFVSNSGICARRKADEFIQQGFVTVNGNVVMEMGYKVQRNDVVKFKGKKIEPIKFSYILLNKPKSVLTTTDDELNRKTVLDLVQGASKERIYPIGRLDRNTTGILLLTNDGELAQKLSHPSSQVTKVYQVELDKPLSEKDRLAIKAGIELEDGLAQVDEIEYTLPRGDDKHVGIELHIGKNRIVRRIFEQLGYEVMRLDRVLYAGLTKKNVPRGKWRYLSEKEVIFLKYFTGNNKK, via the coding sequence TTGAAGACATACAAAATCAGATTGGTGAAAAAGAAAATATCGAGAACATCGCCCAACAAAATTAGCAGAAGCAGAGTTGAAGATGCTAAATCAAAAATAGATCCGTTTGCACAGAAAATTGAGCAAACTGTAAAAAATTTTAAAGCTCCTAGCCAATCTAAAGATAGAACTTCTGCTACTGAAGGAATTAGATTAAACAAATTTGTATCTAATTCTGGAATATGTGCTAGAAGAAAAGCAGACGAATTTATACAACAAGGCTTTGTAACTGTAAATGGAAATGTAGTAATGGAAATGGGCTACAAAGTACAACGCAATGATGTTGTAAAATTTAAAGGCAAAAAAATTGAACCTATAAAATTTTCTTACATACTTCTAAACAAACCTAAAAGTGTATTAACTACTACTGATGATGAACTCAATAGAAAGACAGTATTAGATTTGGTACAAGGTGCAAGCAAAGAAAGAATTTATCCTATTGGAAGATTAGATAGAAACACAACTGGCATTCTTTTATTGACAAATGATGGAGAGTTAGCCCAAAAATTATCACATCCAAGTTCGCAAGTAACAAAAGTATATCAAGTAGAATTAGATAAACCATTATCAGAAAAAGATAGATTAGCTATAAAAGCTGGCATAGAACTAGAAGATGGTTTGGCACAAGTAGATGAAATAGAATATACATTGCCACGTGGCGACGATAAACACGTAGGCATAGAATTACATATAGGTAAAAACAGAATTGTGCGTAGAATTTTTGAACAACTTGGCTACGAAGTAATGCGATTAGACAGAGTTTTGTACGCAGGCTTGACCAAGAAAAATGTACCGCGAGGCAAATGGCGTTACCTATCAGAAAAAGAAGTTATATTTCTAAAATATTTTACTGGAAATAATAAGAAGTGA
- the hpt gene encoding hypoxanthine phosphoribosyltransferase, producing the protein MIKVHDKSFTILLDNNTIQQRVTEIAQQINVDFKEKNPIFIIVLRGAFMFAADILKKIDIPCEIDFVKLSSYDGLQTSGKLNLDSESKVNLLNTNVIIVEDIVDSGLTMEFFLQYLQTKNVQSTTIVSLLSKPENTKIPIKIDYCGFEIPNLFVVGYGLDYNEHGRNLDAIYQIVE; encoded by the coding sequence GTGATAAAAGTACACGACAAAAGTTTTACCATACTGTTAGATAACAACACTATCCAACAAAGAGTAACTGAAATAGCACAACAAATAAATGTAGATTTTAAAGAAAAGAATCCAATATTTATTATTGTATTGCGTGGTGCTTTTATGTTTGCCGCAGATATTTTAAAAAAAATAGATATACCTTGCGAAATAGATTTTGTAAAATTATCATCCTATGATGGTTTGCAAACTTCTGGCAAACTCAACTTAGATTCAGAGTCTAAAGTTAATCTTCTAAACACAAACGTAATTATCGTCGAAGATATCGTTGACTCTGGTTTAACGATGGAATTTTTCTTACAATATTTACAAACAAAAAATGTACAAAGTACAACAATAGTAAGTTTGTTATCAAAGCCAGAAAATACAAAAATTCCAATAAAGATAGATTATTGTGGATTTGAGATTCCAAATTTATTTGTTGTTGGTTATGGCTTAGATTATAATGAACATGGCAGAAACTTAGATGCTATCTATCAGATAGTTGAATAA
- a CDS encoding DinB family protein encodes MTKSEILNSLHKHLTETNSFLNTTDNSIFFRSIDNKWSIAEQIEHLGLSFFATNLVFSMPKSILGTIIGKNKRSNLSSEAIINQYLAKLSSGSKASFPYQPKLSILKNRTLILNFWNKTQKKMISLIEKTKEEDLDIYLIPHPIIGKITLREFLYFTIYHIEHHLNSMRNIVATTKL; translated from the coding sequence ATGACAAAAAGCGAAATACTAAACAGTTTGCATAAGCATCTTACAGAGACTAATTCTTTTCTAAATACTACAGACAATTCTATCTTTTTTAGAAGTATTGATAACAAATGGAGCATTGCTGAACAAATAGAACATTTAGGTTTGTCTTTCTTTGCTACAAACTTGGTGTTTAGTATGCCAAAATCTATTTTAGGTACAATAATTGGTAAAAACAAGAGAAGTAACTTAAGTAGCGAAGCAATAATTAATCAATATTTAGCCAAATTAAGTAGTGGAAGTAAAGCAAGTTTCCCATATCAACCTAAGCTAAGCATACTGAAAAACAGAACTCTAATCTTAAATTTTTGGAACAAAACACAAAAAAAGATGATTTCATTAATTGAAAAAACCAAAGAAGAAGATTTAGATATTTATTTAATTCCACATCCAATAATTGGAAAAATTACCTTGCGTGAGTTTCTATATTTTACTATATATCACATAGAACATCATTTGAATAGCATGAGAAATATAGTTGCTACTACGAAACTCTAA
- a CDS encoding VWA domain-containing protein has product MSLIFEYPYWFILFCILIGLLFASILYARKKFIFHEQENPLLKKILFFLRFLSTSLIAFLLLSPLIKTKSTKEIIPTIVVLQDNSASLKHTFNKNNLSNYQDRIEKLVEQLQNKHNVKVYTFGDDIQAFSQLNLNENQTNIEQAIDQAFAMHEHQHIAAIVLATDGIYNAGINPVYHPLAMNKPIYTIGLGDTTIQKDAAIKNLSYPEFVYLNDNFSLQIDISAQKLKGQNTTLEVLDNNNKVVLQQNINIQDDNFVYSANVVGSANKPGILAYKVRLKLLSGEIIKENNYDVAYVEVIDGRQKILLLYDVPHPDVKAIRQTIEQNKNYQIDVVQSNSFNQQFNDYDLVILHGVPSTQNFISSSTLQTLATSQKSIWYILSAQSNLQVFNSIQNNLQINGSATNGNDVQVIYQPTFSKFILDEQDLKVLQQLPPLLAPFGKYNLKSNADNLFLQRIGNVNTQNPLFLFVEEQGKKTGILAAEGLWRWKLNEYAMNKNTNATDNLINKTVQYLTVKSDKRRFKLSSDKNIYNNNDNILLDAQLYNESFVLVNESEVNVKIVDDQNKVYNFSMDKTLNAYALNVGALPVGNYNAIAKTNYKGKNYENTIRFSVRAVALEYTQTQADFSLLNNLSMQSGGKFYLPRDIEKMAKDIEENHQIKTILEEHTSTKPLIDWKLFFGVIVLLLAAEWFIRKYNGIV; this is encoded by the coding sequence ATGTCATTAATTTTTGAATATCCATATTGGTTTATTTTATTTTGTATACTTATAGGATTGCTTTTCGCTTCAATATTATATGCACGAAAAAAATTCATCTTTCACGAACAAGAAAATCCTTTACTCAAAAAAATATTATTCTTTCTAAGGTTTTTATCAACATCACTAATTGCTTTTTTATTACTTTCTCCATTAATAAAAACAAAATCTACCAAAGAAATTATACCAACAATTGTTGTGTTGCAAGATAACTCAGCATCATTAAAGCATACTTTTAATAAAAACAATCTATCAAACTACCAAGATAGAATTGAGAAATTGGTAGAGCAATTGCAAAATAAACATAATGTAAAAGTGTACACATTTGGTGATGACATTCAAGCTTTCTCACAACTCAACTTAAACGAGAATCAAACAAATATAGAGCAAGCAATAGACCAAGCATTTGCTATGCACGAACATCAGCATATTGCTGCAATTGTGTTGGCAACTGATGGTATTTATAATGCAGGCATTAATCCAGTGTATCATCCATTGGCAATGAATAAACCTATTTACACAATTGGATTAGGCGATACAACCATCCAAAAAGATGCAGCTATTAAAAACTTATCTTATCCTGAATTTGTTTACCTAAATGATAATTTTAGTCTACAAATAGATATTTCAGCTCAGAAATTAAAAGGACAAAATACAACGCTTGAAGTTTTAGATAACAATAATAAAGTTGTGCTTCAACAAAATATAAATATACAAGACGATAATTTTGTTTATAGTGCCAATGTGGTTGGAAGCGCAAATAAACCAGGCATTTTAGCTTATAAAGTTAGACTCAAATTATTGAGTGGAGAAATTATTAAAGAAAATAACTATGATGTAGCATATGTAGAAGTAATTGATGGAAGACAGAAAATTTTATTATTATATGATGTGCCACATCCAGATGTAAAAGCAATTAGACAAACCATAGAACAAAATAAAAACTACCAAATTGATGTTGTTCAGTCAAATAGTTTTAATCAACAATTTAATGATTATGATTTGGTGATTTTACACGGTGTGCCATCTACACAGAATTTTATTTCGTCATCTACATTGCAAACATTGGCAACTAGCCAGAAATCTATTTGGTACATACTTTCTGCACAAAGTAATTTGCAAGTATTCAATTCTATTCAAAATAACTTACAAATCAATGGTTCTGCAACAAATGGAAATGATGTGCAAGTTATATATCAACCTACATTTTCAAAATTTATTTTAGATGAACAAGATTTAAAAGTATTGCAACAATTGCCACCATTGTTGGCACCATTCGGAAAATATAATCTTAAGTCGAATGCAGATAATTTGTTTTTGCAACGAATTGGTAATGTAAACACACAAAACCCATTGTTTTTATTTGTAGAAGAGCAAGGCAAGAAAACTGGAATATTGGCAGCAGAAGGATTGTGGCGTTGGAAGTTGAATGAATATGCCATGAATAAAAACACAAATGCAACTGATAACCTAATAAATAAAACTGTACAATATCTAACTGTAAAATCTGATAAGCGAAGATTCAAATTATCATCAGATAAAAATATATATAATAATAATGATAATATACTTTTGGATGCACAATTGTACAACGAGAGTTTTGTTTTGGTAAATGAATCTGAGGTGAATGTGAAAATTGTAGATGATCAAAATAAAGTCTATAATTTTTCGATGGATAAAACATTAAATGCATACGCACTAAATGTTGGTGCACTGCCAGTAGGAAATTACAACGCAATTGCAAAAACAAACTACAAAGGCAAAAATTACGAAAATACAATCAGATTTTCAGTGCGTGCAGTAGCATTAGAATACACACAAACACAAGCTGATTTTTCTTTATTAAATAATTTGTCGATGCAAAGTGGAGGCAAATTCTATCTACCAAGAGATATAGAAAAAATGGCAAAAGATATTGAAGAAAATCATCAAATTAAAACCATATTGGAAGAACATACATCAACAAAACCATTAATTGATTGGAAATTATTTTTTGGTGTTATTGTGCTTCTATTAGCTGCAGAATGGTTTATTAGAAAGTATAATGGTATTGTCTAA
- a CDS encoding YicC family protein has product MLYSMTGYCKSSCSINNQNYTLEIKTLNSKQLDIYLKNATVLKDIEIELRKILTQQIIRGKVEIFLNLAKHENNSQLDFNAIKSLYNDVVQFANDNQIQVGDLLPTVIKLSENLKSEFDDISEEDKNTLLQSIENMLSELTAFRAKEGQALEIDILSRINLIRQLLQEIEPFEQNRIQKVREKLTYELQQININVDINRLEQELIFYIEKLDITEEKTRLQTHCNYFTEIVKDNSIEKGKKLGFIAQEIGREINTIGSKANDASMQKIVILMKDELEKIKEQLNNIL; this is encoded by the coding sequence ATGTTATATTCAATGACTGGCTACTGCAAATCATCATGTAGTATAAACAACCAAAACTATACACTTGAAATAAAAACATTAAACAGCAAGCAACTAGACATCTATCTAAAAAATGCTACTGTACTAAAAGATATTGAAATTGAACTTAGGAAAATTCTTACTCAACAAATTATCAGAGGAAAAGTTGAAATATTTTTAAATCTTGCAAAACATGAAAACAATAGTCAACTTGATTTTAATGCCATAAAAAGTTTATACAATGATGTAGTGCAATTTGCCAATGACAACCAAATACAAGTTGGCGATCTACTTCCTACAGTTATTAAATTATCAGAAAATCTAAAATCAGAATTTGATGACATTTCAGAAGAAGATAAAAATACACTTCTACAAAGTATAGAAAATATGCTATCTGAACTTACTGCATTTAGAGCAAAAGAAGGACAAGCATTAGAAATAGATATTCTATCAAGAATTAATTTAATAAGACAATTACTCCAAGAAATCGAACCATTTGAGCAAAATAGAATTCAAAAAGTTAGAGAAAAACTCACCTACGAACTTCAGCAAATAAACATAAATGTAGATATCAATAGATTAGAGCAAGAGCTTATTTTTTATATTGAAAAATTAGATATAACTGAAGAAAAAACAAGATTGCAGACACATTGTAATTATTTTACTGAAATTGTAAAAGACAATAGTATTGAAAAAGGAAAAAAACTTGGGTTTATTGCTCAAGAAATTGGTAGAGAAATAAATACCATTGGCTCAAAAGCAAATGATGCATCTATGCAGAAAATAGTAATCTTAATGAAAGATGAACTAGAGAAAATAAAAGAACAACTTAATAATATTTTATAA
- a CDS encoding MBL fold metallo-hydrolase translates to MHISKNKTSIKIFCFNFFQENTYVIWNNQTKNCWIIDPGCMSDSEEKKLFDFIEEMQLKPIRLINTHCHLDHVYGNKAVADKYQLELGIHQEEEKILQAAGMSAKIFGVPVPAKLEPSYFLKEDEFLNLDDVPFKVLFTPGHSPGSVSFYNEEDKYCIVGDVLFHRSIGRTDLPYGDYDTLIKSIQEQLYTLAEETEIYNGHGLHTSIAQEKRYNPFVRVS, encoded by the coding sequence ATGCACATCTCAAAAAATAAAACAAGTATTAAGATTTTTTGTTTTAATTTCTTTCAAGAGAATACCTATGTGATTTGGAACAATCAAACAAAGAATTGTTGGATAATTGATCCAGGCTGTATGAGTGACAGTGAAGAAAAGAAATTATTTGATTTTATAGAAGAAATGCAATTAAAACCAATTAGGCTAATAAACACACATTGCCATTTAGACCATGTGTATGGAAATAAAGCAGTTGCAGATAAATATCAACTAGAATTAGGCATTCATCAAGAAGAAGAAAAAATATTGCAAGCAGCTGGAATGTCTGCCAAAATATTTGGTGTACCTGTTCCAGCTAAATTAGAGCCATCTTATTTTCTAAAAGAGGACGAATTTCTGAATTTAGATGATGTGCCATTCAAAGTTTTGTTCACACCAGGACATTCTCCAGGTAGTGTTTCATTTTATAATGAAGAAGATAAATATTGCATAGTTGGCGATGTGCTTTTTCATAGAAGTATTGGCAGAACAGATTTGCCATACGGCGACTATGACACATTAATAAAAAGCATTCAAGAGCAATTGTATACATTAGCTGAAGAAACAGAAATATACAATGGACATGGCTTGCACACAAGCATAGCGCAAGAAAAAAGATACAATCCTTTTGTTAGAGTTTCGTAG
- the sucD gene encoding succinate--CoA ligase subunit alpha: MSILVNKDSRVIVQGFTGKEGTFHAEQMIQYGTNVVGGVTPGKEGTQHLDRPVFNTVENAVKQTNANVSIIFVPPAFAADAIMEAADAGIELIVTITEGIPAQDMIKAKAYVKQKNVRMIGPNCPGIITSDECKVGIMPGFVFKKGKVGIVSKSGTLTYEAADQVVKAGFGISTAIGIGGDPIIGTTMKDAVELFNNDAETEAIVMIGEIGGTMEVDAAYWIKENCKKPVVGFIAGQTAPKGRRMGHAGAIIGGKNDTAAAKMAIMKECGIHVVDSPAFMGKTLADVFK; this comes from the coding sequence ATGAGTATTTTAGTAAACAAAGATTCAAGAGTAATAGTACAAGGTTTTACAGGCAAAGAAGGAACTTTCCATGCTGAACAAATGATTCAATATGGAACAAATGTAGTTGGTGGCGTAACTCCAGGAAAAGAAGGCACACAACACCTAGACAGACCAGTTTTTAATACTGTAGAAAATGCTGTAAAACAAACAAATGCAAATGTATCTATCATATTTGTGCCACCAGCATTTGCTGCAGATGCAATTATGGAAGCAGCAGATGCAGGTATTGAACTTATAGTAACTATTACCGAAGGAATACCTGCGCAGGATATGATAAAAGCTAAAGCCTATGTAAAACAGAAGAATGTAAGAATGATTGGGCCAAACTGTCCAGGCATAATTACATCTGATGAGTGTAAAGTAGGAATTATGCCAGGTTTCGTATTTAAAAAAGGGAAAGTAGGTATTGTATCAAAATCTGGAACACTAACTTATGAAGCAGCAGATCAAGTTGTAAAAGCTGGCTTTGGCATTTCTACAGCAATAGGCATCGGTGGCGATCCAATTATTGGAACTACCATGAAAGATGCAGTAGAACTTTTTAATAATGATGCAGAAACAGAAGCTATTGTGATGATTGGTGAAATTGGCGGAACTATGGAAGTAGATGCTGCATATTGGATAAAAGAAAATTGTAAAAAACCAGTTGTTGGCTTTATTGCAGGACAAACAGCACCAAAAGGTAGAAGAATGGGACATGCAGGCGCAATTATTGGCGGAAAAAATGATACTGCAGCTGCAAAAATGGCTATTATGAAAGAATGTGGCATTCATGTGGTAGATTCTCCAGCTTTTATGGGCAAAACATTAGCAGATGTTTTTAAATAA
- a CDS encoding Fic family protein: MKSFKAGYYIKQGTYKSFQPEKINRKWSIDNMELLQLLSQADRQLGRLDMYSEYIPNISMFISMHVLKEATQSSKIEGTKTNIEEALLEKEDILIEKRDDWQEVQNYIAALNSAIESLEKIPFSSRLIKETHKILLQGVRGKHKSPGEFRTSQNWIGGASINDAIFIPPVHTSINELMNDLEKFVHNDDSFFPELLKIALIHYQFETIHPFLDGNGRVGRLMITLYLVEKGILKKPILYLSDFFERNRNLYYDNLTRVREKDDILQWYKFFLVGINETALKGIATFDSILKLQKEVDLKIQRLGSRSNNATVLLNYLYQHPLVDAQKAKEITQLSMPSVYKLLDELEKLEIVKEITGSKRGKLYSFSEYIKLFY; encoded by the coding sequence ATGAAATCGTTCAAAGCTGGCTATTATATCAAACAAGGTACATATAAGAGTTTTCAACCAGAAAAAATAAACAGAAAATGGTCCATTGATAATATGGAATTATTGCAATTATTAAGTCAGGCAGATCGTCAGCTTGGTAGATTAGACATGTATTCTGAATACATTCCCAATATTAGTATGTTTATTAGCATGCACGTATTAAAAGAAGCAACTCAATCAAGCAAAATTGAAGGCACAAAAACAAATATTGAAGAAGCTTTATTAGAAAAGGAGGATATTCTAATAGAAAAAAGAGATGATTGGCAAGAAGTACAGAATTACATTGCAGCATTAAATTCAGCAATTGAAAGTCTAGAGAAAATTCCATTTTCGTCAAGATTAATAAAAGAAACACATAAAATATTATTACAAGGTGTGCGTGGTAAGCATAAATCTCCTGGAGAATTTAGAACTAGCCAAAATTGGATAGGTGGTGCAAGTATAAATGATGCAATATTTATTCCTCCAGTACATACATCAATTAATGAACTTATGAATGATTTAGAAAAATTTGTTCATAATGATGATTCCTTTTTTCCTGAGTTATTAAAGATTGCATTAATACATTATCAATTTGAGACAATACATCCTTTCTTAGATGGCAATGGAAGAGTAGGTAGGTTGATGATAACGTTGTATTTGGTAGAGAAAGGTATTTTGAAAAAACCAATTCTATATTTGTCAGATTTCTTTGAGAGAAATAGAAATTTGTATTATGATAATCTAACAAGAGTAAGAGAAAAAGATGATATTCTACAATGGTACAAATTCTTTCTTGTAGGAATAAATGAAACTGCTTTGAAAGGTATTGCTACATTTGATAGTATTTTAAAATTACAAAAAGAAGTAGATTTAAAAATTCAAAGATTAGGCAGTAGGTCAAATAATGCTACAGTTTTACTAAACTATTTATACCAACATCCATTGGTAGATGCCCAAAAAGCAAAAGAAATTACACAACTTTCTATGCCTTCTGTATATAAATTACTTGATGAATTAGAAAAATTAGAGATAGTTAAAGAAATTACTGGTTCAAAAAGAGGTAAGCTATACTCTTTTTCAGAATATATAAAATTATTTTACTAA
- a CDS encoding phosphatidylserine decarboxylase family protein: MKRTYIHKGGWTILTVMFLILLSINVISIYVFKFDSIVRNIILGFTSFIFLFSVYFFRNPKRRILIDVNKIISPADGKVVVMEEVYEPEYFNDKRLQISIFMSPSNVHVNRVPIAGAVKYAKYHDGKYLVAWHPKSSTENERTSIVIENNSIDVLLRQIAGKVARRIIYYVKEGDKVEQGNDLGFIKFGSRVDLFLPIDTKINVQLGQKVKGGITVIGEI, encoded by the coding sequence ATGAAAAGAACATATATACATAAAGGAGGATGGACAATATTAACAGTCATGTTTCTTATTTTACTTTCAATCAATGTAATTTCTATTTATGTATTTAAGTTTGATAGTATTGTAAGAAATATTATTCTAGGTTTCACATCATTCATATTTTTATTTTCAGTCTACTTTTTTAGAAATCCAAAAAGAAGAATTTTAATTGATGTAAATAAAATTATTTCGCCAGCTGATGGGAAAGTAGTGGTAATGGAAGAAGTATATGAGCCAGAATATTTTAATGACAAGCGATTACAGATATCCATTTTTATGTCGCCAAGCAATGTGCATGTAAATAGGGTACCAATTGCAGGTGCAGTAAAATATGCCAAATACCATGACGGAAAATATTTAGTAGCATGGCATCCAAAATCATCTACAGAAAATGAGCGCACATCTATTGTTATAGAAAACAATAGTATAGATGTACTTTTACGACAAATTGCTGGCAAAGTAGCACGCAGAATAATATATTATGTAAAAGAAGGTGATAAGGTAGAACAAGGAAATGACTTAGGCTTTATTAAATTTGGCTCCCGTGTAGATTTATTTTTGCCTATTGATACTAAAATAAACGTACAACTTGGACAGAAAGTAAAAGGTGGCATTACCGTAATTGGCGAAATATAA
- the scpB gene encoding SMC-Scp complex subunit ScpB: MESLQINIEAILFAAESPVRLDELLKHINKDNPEPIDEAQIIDTIQLIQEKYQNEMFPFQIGEVGGGYQFLTKPAYHEIVSAYLNRNTVKRLTQAALEVLAIIAYKQPITKNLIEVIRGVNADYTVQKLMEKELIEISGRSEEPGKPLLYKTTQQFLDYFGVNSIDELPKLKEFEDIQNQIGEKENIENIAQQN; encoded by the coding sequence ATGGAATCGTTACAAATCAATATTGAAGCCATTTTATTTGCTGCAGAAAGTCCAGTTCGTTTAGATGAACTCTTAAAACATATCAATAAAGACAATCCAGAACCAATTGATGAAGCACAAATAATAGATACGATACAATTAATTCAAGAGAAATATCAAAATGAGATGTTTCCTTTCCAAATAGGAGAAGTTGGTGGTGGTTATCAGTTTCTGACCAAGCCAGCTTATCATGAAATAGTTTCTGCATATCTAAATAGAAATACAGTAAAAAGATTAACACAAGCTGCATTAGAAGTACTAGCTATCATTGCATACAAGCAACCTATTACTAAAAATTTAATTGAAGTAATAAGAGGTGTGAATGCTGACTATACAGTACAAAAACTAATGGAAAAAGAATTAATAGAAATTTCAGGACGTAGTGAAGAGCCAGGCAAACCATTGTTATACAAAACAACACAACAGTTTTTAGACTATTTTGGTGTTAATAGCATAGATGAGTTGCCTAAGCTAAAAGAATTTGAAGACATACAAAATCAGATTGGTGAAAAAGAAAATATCGAGAACATCGCCCAACAAAATTAG